A stretch of DNA from Thunnus thynnus chromosome 16, fThuThy2.1, whole genome shotgun sequence:
TTCTAAACCTCAAAACCACCACTAACTTATTTACTGCCCTTACACTACCCTGACCTATTTAGATAGACCACAATGAAGCAGGGGTGGTCtgtattgctgtgtttttaatttctaaaataCTCTGTGGTTTTCACCTTCCTCAGCTTTTTATTTGCATGTAACAGAAAAGGCTTCATGTGAAAAGGAAATTAATCTTTATGGCAAGTGTAGTGATTATTAAAAAGTTTGATCTGTGTACAATATTTGTCTTTCCAGTAATTGACGACACAACCAAAGAGATTGTGTACAGGGACTACGTGGACATCAGTGTGGCTGTGGCCACACCAAAGGTAGGACAAGTGGATTATATGTAATGCTGAGTGAAAGTGCTTGATAGCACACTTGTCTCTAATGTGAAGAGTAGAAAATTCAGTCATGTGACTTCTCTCTCAGGGTCTGGTTGTTCCGGTAATCCGAAACGTAGAGGGAATGAATTTTGCTGACATTGAGAAGACCATCAATTTGTTGGGTGAAAAGGTAATATTTTACATatcatgaaacattttaatggcacaaaacaattatttgtcatatttgttgttcagattaatgatgatgatagtaATTGTTGATGTATCTTTGTAGGCCCGTAAGAATGAGCTGGCTGTTGAGGACATGGATGGAGGAACCTTCACCATCAGCAATGGTGGCGTGTTTGGGTCCATGTTCGGCACGCCTATAATTAACCCACCACAGTCTGCTATTTTAGGCATGCATGGCATCTTCGACAGGCCTGTTGCAGTCGGTGGCAAGgtttgtttctcattttcaacATGCAGAAAAATAATAGTATTCGTAAATAAGCATTAAGCAATAGACTGGTCACACATGGAAACTGAAGGATGGAACTTGCAGagattaaattataaaaaagttGATCCAAGACTAAACGTGTTTTTGACAAAAAAGTagttttcaattatttttgtttttaaggtgCAATACACAATAATCATAAATTCCTTTTCATTAATGACTCTGGTGGCCGTTAAGTGAGGCCAGGCACTCGGGAGTGCATAAACGTCATCCTTTGGTTTTTCCCAGCAAAATCTTCCCAGCTCCTTTACATAGAAGTCGGTCTTAAGGCTGTTGTAGACAACCAAGAAAGTCGGGGAAggtctattttattattattcttctgttgataattttagtaaatttttgaatgttttaaactaaagttcatacataattatataattaaatattgcacctttaagatacttttttttttacctttaatttAATAGTGTCAGTAGAGATACAGACAAAAAGTGAGAGAGGGGGATGACATGATACAAAGACTGGCGGCTGGAATTGAAACGTCGACATTGCTGTCATGTGATATGCGTTGAGCTACCCGACGCCTCAGCAGTTTTCTTAATTTTGATTGATGCATGTACTTAGTTGGCTAAATATTCAGACTTAgctatatatataatatattagtATCAACGAATAtacataaattaaattataccttcactgtgtttgtttcacCATTTGTTGGTGTGTTATAATTTAATTGATTGATGATTTCCTCTTCTTAAGGTGGAGATCCGTCCCATGATGTATGTTGCCCTGACGTATGATCATCGTCTGATTGATGGAAGAGAGGCCGTCACTTTCCTGCGCAAGATCAAGTCAGTGGTAGAGGACCCCAGGGTGCTGCTCCTTGATATGTAAACCCTCGTGAACTCCAGGCCCAACCAAACAAACTACCCTTCACAAACAGTGGCTGTACTCACCCGATGAACATTACCATAACTGCAgtttattgttgtattggttAACtagaaaaaatgatttttgaacAGTTGGGTTGTGAAATGGACATATGTAAGGCGGGCAGTGATAGAAGGTTTGGTGCTGTTGTGGGGGATGTCGGGGTCTGGGGTTTCAGTGGTGCTGGTCTCTAGATCAAAAAGGATATCCTATAATTCATGTGCACCATATGTAATTTTCTACATacaactgaaacattttcaacttatTATAAGATGAATGACAAACATAGATGAAATTGAAAGGTAGTATCATTTCATTATTGTGGGTGAGAGAAGAACAATGATCACATACTGGGCTAGAAACCAAGAAACTGAAGTGTCCAAAGTTAAGAAATCTGAGAATTTATGCCATCTGTTTCACAAAAAATGAGGATAAATCTCTATGCTGTGTAAGAAAGACTAtttaagaaaaaagagaaagttttaAACAATAAAAGCTGCATTACTCAACTGTAGTTTTTGTTTGGGTCTTTTGTGCTTTTGTATCGACAGTCTGGGTAGCTAAATGGTCAAGAATAGACACAGGACAGATTGTTTAACAGGCCATTCATCCAATAACAATCCACAGATCATATGTCTATATATAAGTGTTTTATGGAATATAAATTGAAGATGAAAAGGTTGTATAGCTACATAACatttcatgttgtgtttatCTCCTTAAGCTATAGATAGAAAGACAAGACTAAACTAGTCAAAATGAACTGGATCAAGcctttcaaaacattttgaaacaacTGACCAAAAAGTTAGTGGCCAGAAAATGTGTATCATATCACCACAAACTAATTTCTCTATTAGTGCAATACTCTTTATAATATTTTCCTCGGTGCTGCCTGCCCAAGATTGTGACTCATTTGAGGTATAAGGTTATGTCTCACGTCTACAGCAATAAAATTAGAATTGTCTTTGAGTCACTAGTCCTCTTTGGGAACATACACACTGGCCTATTGATCAATTATCATGACCCTGGCTGAAACAAGTGAGTAAAATGTCAGGGATATACAGAGGGATTCATTTATTGCCTTCATTTGATAGCAGACAGTCCAAAACACTGTCAGACTTTAGGTGGCGTCAGTTTATATGCATGGatataaagtattaaaatgtaGCTACCAAAATTGCATCAAATGTACCTTAAGTTCCCATATCAGGAGTCAAGAGTCTCCTGATATGTTGACATTAAAGTAACAACTCCATGTGTCTCATGTTTTGGAAGGGACATGGCTCAtcagttttgttcttgtttcagtttttattgtcatttttctttgggAAGCACAAAATGCAAAGGAAACGGGGTTCTGGTGCTGCATCCATTTTGGCCACACTTAGGATGCTTGGATTCAGGAGATTGCACATCTTCAATTCCAGTGCAGCATGACGGGATCAAAGGTGTAGAAGCTACACCTGCTAACAGCTCAGCGCTTTCCAGGAAACACTGCTGAAGAAGGGATGACATTTGATGTCACTCACACCTCCACCTCCAGAGCCCAGACGATAGCCAGCATCAAACTGAAGCAGCTGTGGATTAGAATGATTGATGAGAGTTTAGaaagatagatgatagataaaTTATATCTTGTGTCACTGTGTTTGTTAGCAGTTTTTTGGTCAATGAGCATAATATCTGGAAAAGAAGCTTTGTATGTGTTTCGAGCCTTAAACCTGACCTCAGTGAGCAGGGATGCAGCTGCAGTGCTCAGGTGGTCGGGGATGAGCAGCTGGGTGTGGGAGTGGATTCCTGCTGGGTGGAGCTGCCACAGAGGCTGGAGGCACAGTGAGCAGAGTGTATGAAAAGCCATAACCCAATAGCACAGGGTGCAGACTGTAAGACTGAACATGCTTGTAGAGTGTTCACTTACCATTCCTGTTAGAAGTTCAAACAGCAAAGCCCCAAGACTCCACCAATCACAAGCTTCTGTGATCCTGCACACCCCTCCGATTTCTGTTGACAGACAATGAAATGAATTTGTATTAATGCAAAACATTTCTGcaatatttgttgttattataaATGTCTTTTACGTTTGCATTTCATTACTCTAATGTAGAATAAAGTGGACAAACTGCATTttgccactagatggcagtttACACCAGGGAACAACCACTGGTGTCAGCTTGCTAGATAGTTTTACCTGGAGCACAGTACATCTGGTCCATGGCTTTGGAGCAAATCTCTGACTGAACCTCACTCCACTGCCcgaaaaatgtcaaacacaccTTTCCTGTGAAAAAATCATGATGGTTCAAAATCAAAAGTTTTGCATTTTTCCCTTATGCAGTGTTTTGCAGTTATCTGTTAAACTCACCATTGCTGGTGAGCAGAATGTTTCTGGGGTTGAGATCTCGACACAGGATGCCCTGCTGATGCAGGCTCTCCAGGGCCAGCAGGATCTGTGCCCCCCAGACACGCACCTCTGCTTCAGGAAGCCCCCAGCACGTCTGCATTGTCTTATCTGTGGGTGTGGAGGATTTGACAGGGATCTTAGGTAGGTGGCACCAGCCATCCACCTCGATGATCTGGTCTTCCTCCTGCACCTCCAGTCCGTCTGATTTTAGGAAAGCATCCTCTCTCCTACTGTGGGGTGGGGCTCCAAGAGAGCCAGAGGAGTACCAGCTAGGAAGTGATCCCTCTTTTGCAGGTGCCACCTTCTCTCTGGGACTCAGCAATTCACAGGCTTCCTTTACACCCTCTCTTGCCTCACTACAGTGCGTTTCCCCTTTGTATTTCACCGCTGACAGCCAGGGACTTTCTGAGGTgatctttgtgtctgtgtggtcaGAAAATACTGCTCTGTCTGTGCTCCTGATGACCACCATTCCATTTCTTTCCTCTGTGGTAGGGCTGCTGCTGTCCTGCTTTGCTTCTTTGCTGTCTGTAACCACATCTGCAGAGTTTCCACTTAAAACAGATCCTTGGTGAGAACCATTGACATCCCATGATGCCCTGCCACGGATCTGGGTTTGGCAATGGAGAGGAAGATGCAAAATGGCAGGGGAGGAACTCAATccattattttcactgtttgGTGACCCTGCTTTTTTAAATGAGGTCTGACTTGTATGAGGTGCAGTTGCAGTTTGTCCTAATGTGCCATGTAAATCACTGTCAGTCACTGCATAGGGGTTTACTCTCTCACAGTTGTGTGCTGAATCCGCAGCTTTCCAGGCCACCTCGAAATCAGAGCTGCACTCTATCAGGCCCATTCCAGCTTTCTGTTCATGGAGTTCTGACATGACATCAAGAGCTTGACTGACACGAGcacaagagagaggaagagcaggCTTTTCCTGAGTTTCGGTGGTGTGCAAACATAAACTAGGAGCTGGTGGATGGATGCGAGTGCTGATCTGTGTCCTCGTCTGGCCAGAAAGCAGAGTTAGTCGATCAAGCTTGGTATAAAATGATGCTGCGGAGCGTGTGTTCTGCAGACAGCCTGTCTCCTCGATATAGGAGTGAGTCCCACAGCTCTCCAGCCGCTGCTGAGTTTCATCCCATGAGGTTGTAAAGTCTGTATCTGGGCTCTCATCTCTTAATTTCTCTGGAATGATTCCTGTGCCCCCTCTATTGTGCTGGTAGTCTGTGCTGATTGTGGGTGAGGTGTAGCTGGTCTTCAGCTTGATGCTGTGCTGGCCAGAAGTGAAGCACTCTGGGTGTTCCTTGGCCTTCTCGTTCCTCAGCTTGTGCAGCTTGGAGAAGAGCCTCCCACCTAGGACAAGTGGGGTAGAAAAACTAGATCAGGAATAGGAGGAATAATGCATTAAAGTTCTTAATGCTACAGTGCAGCAGTACAACTATCTACAAAGATCTCAAGATGCTCTACAAGCTTCAAAATCCTCCCAATATTGTCCCTGCAGTATTGAGAGCAGTTGTTAACAGCTCACCTTTGACATGCTCAAGATGCAGGTACACAGTATCCTCGCTGACATAATACCTAAGCAGCTTCACCATGTATGGCACCCCCTGAGGAATGATGGTTGGCTGATCTCTGCTCTCCCAGCTGGACTTGACCAGACTCTGTAAACACATAATGATTGATATTTTTAGAAGGGGAAACATGCAATTTGTTTAAAGAAAGAGCAAAATGCATTAATtgatacaaaaatgtattaataaggACATGGTTGACTGAAAAAAAGTGATGAACTATTGCTTGGATTGCCTCTTTAGAGATTTGTTCCTCTCCGTTACCATTTCTCACTCATCACTGAAATTTGAGGTGCAGTCACACTGGCTAAAAGGGTGAAAGCTATCAGGCAGATCAATGCTGAGTGATACTCAGGGAGACAGGATGGAGGGAGCCCCCATCAACTGGCCTGCCACAGAATACAAGGACTGGCTTGCTGCCAGACGACTGTCCCCAAAACATCTCCACGCACTGGATGGATATTGGCCAGTGAATCTGTATTTGTTTCTATCTGTTATAATATAGAGAAAAGCCCATCCATTTTGTACCCTCTGTGAGCCAGTACTACTAAATACTCACCTTTACAACAAATGTCTCCTTATTGACCATACTTTGGACAATCAGGACctatagaataaaaaaaataacattttcagtgccaaaacacaaaatcaacacTGATGTTAAAACACAAGTGTTAGTGTGCGAAAAAAGCCTGTCTTACCTTATCAGTCACTCCCATCACCTTACACATCTCAAGATCTTCTACGGGTGAACTCAAGTGTCTGATTGGACGGAATCTCAGACTGCTGTAACCCTGGTGATAAAAGCCAAAGAAGATATTAGCTACAACAAAGCctttttttcaaacagtatTTGAGATGAACAAGACTTGTCCAGTAGAAACATGTCACACCACGGACATAAACTAAATGTTTAATCTAGGGGAAATAATGCAGAAAGTGCTTTTTGTGCAGGAATGCAGAAATTTTATTGTGACTCACCCACTGACTCTAAAAATGCCTCAACCCTTGACTTCAATTATTCTTGCCGTACATTTAGAGCAAATGAGAGACCCTTTAAAGTAGTCAATGAGATGAGCTTTTTCTAAGTGTTAAAGGATAGTGGTCTTACCCCTAAGTGAGAGCTCCCCTTCCCTAGGTTGTCCTGGAGATGTGTTATGAAGATTTCTTCAGCTCTCTTCAGATACTGGGTTGTCTTCCTCTTCACAGCCTCCCGGCGATCCTTGTTTGGGTCCACTGTCAGACAGTTAAACTCTCTCAGATACCAGTAAAGAAAGGATAATACTCGTAACCACTATAGCTGTGTGAATAGAATAAATCTAAAAGTCCTGACTAAGCCTGCTGGCCTTTAATCTATGATAAAGATTGGTAACACAACTGACTATTTACACAGTGGAGGAAATGCCTGACCAGCAAGGAAATCTGTTTAACTCTTGGTTTGtgacttcctctttttgttttgttccacatGTTCCCATCACATGTCTTGCCGTGTGTGCTGCTGACACACTTCTTTAAATAACTCTCCGTTCACTGTATCATATAACCCTGGTTTTATACTATAATGACATGCGAGACCAAATGTTGTCTACTTACACTGAACCCCATTCAGCAGTAAATCCACCCCATTCTTGTAGTAACTGAAAGCTGCCTCATAGTCCTCATTGACCTCACTGTCCAGTGCCATACGGATCTGCTTGGCTGCCTCCACCAGGTAATCTCTCTTTGCCATCGCTGCCTTGTTTCGGACCTGTCAAGGTCCAGATGGGCCTGAGCACAGCATAAGAAAATTAGAAATGAACGCTGATCCAGCACTTCTACATTCAGACATGGCAGATAGTCGGTATGAACAACCTGTGTCGGTAAATTAGAAACAGAAACTAAATCTTAAACTGTtatgtgaatgtttctgtttctgttcagcTCTACATTATAAAAGGCGGTTCATAATCATATAGTGTTGCTGTTTAGCTTGGGACTCACCTTTGCTCCCTTTTCTTATCAACAACAGTATACATCTCTGTGTGTTGTCACTGGGCTCGGTGTGTGTCTGCCCCCAGTGACGCCAAGGCTCAGGTCTTTATGGAAGAGCATGATGGTCTGAGCCAATGGAAACAAAGAGTTAACCTTTAGACCAGCACAGGAAGTGAGTACAAGCTCTTGCATACTATTTCTGATGAATGGAAAGAAGCATAGCTGCAAACGTCTAAGATGACATAGAGATGACTCAGAGCAATGAGACGTCATATTGTCTCTGTTTAATTATATGATTTATGCATACAGCATGACGCAAAGCTACCATGTCACTGGGAAAGGTGTAGACCCAAATCATACTGTATTACTCCAATAATCTATACTACAAAAACATGTGTCTATGTTTGCTACACGAGCCTACAGTACACACAGACATCCTGCCACACGCTTACACAAATCACATGACAAGGATTGGATGAAgggtcaaataaataaatttgctGTCAATATTTAAAATCACTAGAATTATGCGATAAAGCTGTGACATTATGCAAACTAATTATCAATCAAATAGTGAATGCTAATGCTGACCTGAAACCTCCAATTCATGTAAAACATAGTTGTCTTTTTCTCCAAATTCAGCCAAAGACTGAAACACaatcatcacacacatacacaccccaTCCTGGTTACAGTCATGGAGGCGACATCATCTAAGGAGTGTTATGAAACACACAAAGCCATCTTCAGTCTCCTCCATTATCATCCCTCATCTCCTCGAGTGTGCGCCCTGCCATAGCCACATGGATTAACAACAccatagaaaaataaatgccCAGCAGAGAAAACAGGCGTACGTGCACACACATTGTACCTGATGTGAGGCGAGCATCTCCAGGACCCTCcgccccagcagcagcagcatcagcagcagcagcagcaacccgTGTCTCCAGCAGCCTGGACACACTCATCCCAAGAGTAGCGGAGGAGGAGAGAGCTCAGGCGAGGCTGCCGATTGGCTGAGCGTGATGTCACTTTAGGGTACCATTTCACAATTTGTACacagcccccccaccccccacccccccacgcCTAACAGATGCTGGCTGATTTAAAGAGACAGTGCTGTTTTTGTGCGCAGACTGAGAGCCATTTTCAACCCTGACTTTTACTTCTAAAATGgattgtgtttgtgcttttagCTTTAACTGTATGAAGCGTATGACAAATCCCATGTGTTTGTATAATTACTCTATTGATTGTATTTCTTTGATGACTGCAATCCACTATGAATGCAGGGATCACCCTGCCCAGAATACATAATCTGCTGGGTCTGGTTGCTCAGTACCAGATGGAGCCAGGCTCCTACCACAGCACAAAGGAGAGTCACTCCCCCCCAAGGGAGGGCCAGTTTACAGAGGGGGGTGCAAGCTCCAGCTTGGTCCATGGAGagcaagagaggaaaagaggggggggggggggggggggggggctaagATGTATCAGATGTTGCAACCTTATCCAAAAAGCCAAATGGAGGGGGTCTGATGTATCACAGAAATGCACAAGTCACAGGATTACTGTATATATGCCCATTCTCAAATGTTCTCAAAGTGTATTCTAGTGTTTCTATGCCACGCATAGATTTCAGACTGTCAGATAAATGAGTGAAGAAAGTAAAGATCCTTTGTATCAATCACAACACAGCAGATCAAGAACAAGAGGCGTCATTCTTTGTTAAACCTCACATTGTAGGACACATAGTAACCAttgttgtacatgtacagtCTCTGATCAGTGGGATTGTAGTGCTAGTTCACAAAGTTTTCCTGGAATTTCTGAAGAGGAATACTCAAGTGTTTCTCCTCCCAGGTCTTCGTGTTATATGAGTAGTGGATCTCCTCTGTGTTCACATCTGCTGGCCTGGTCGCATACATAACTCCACACACCATGAAATCATTTCCTACTAGAGGCTTGAACGCACTAGTGGTCCATTCATCCTCAGTACCAAATGATTTCTCATCTATCTTAGCAATGGCAATTTTACCCATGGCCTCCTCTGTGGCATACATTACCCACAATCCTTTCTCATCAGTGGAAAAGTCCAGGAACTGGTTTGGTGAATAAGTGTAGGTGAATCTTTCGCTAGCTTTTGCAAGTTGTCTATGACTTTAAACAGAGGAGGTCAGATTCATTTTGGACATTCTGAATGGGTTTGCAGACTGGTAATATATGGCGTTTCCATGAACAACTTAATTATTACCAGTGCCTTCATACCCTCTGTGGTAGAGCACGGTGTGTGAAGGAGGACCTCTGAATAAGCTTGTCATAATTAGAGTACAGGAAGAATTCATACACTGAGGGGCTGCTGTATGCACCATACCAGTACAATAATTCAGAGCCTCGTGTAGGTTTGGAGTCTTTTCCCCGACCCCCATATGGGTATGCTGGATTCAAATGAGCATTTGGCTTGCTGATGCTCATGATTCCTGTGCGGTTGCAGTTGactggaagaaaataaaaatgttgacattggCTGTCAATCTCTGATTTGGATGAGTTGAGTGAATCTTTGAGCTGAGACACCAGAACTTCAAACTCTCTGAGCTCAATCCTGAGCAGCtcaaagtccagtttgatgtaATTGTCAGGACTGCTCTCCAGCATGACCACTCTGAAAGTCAGATCCTTCAGTTCTCCCAGGAAAATATCCAGTTTCCCTCCGTAGTGGACAAGCTGCAAGACACAGACTCATCAATTTACATACTTTGAGGCAATTATTACCACACAGTTGCATTTTAACAATTTATCTTATCGTTGACAACATAACACCAGAACGAGATAAACACAAGTGGTATTCTTGATCTGTGGTAGTGAATGGTTCTTAGGCATGTTTTGAAACTCCTTTGAACAGAACTGGCCACAGCAATAAATTACATGGTGTATACAGTAGTACACAATTAATCATTATTTGGCTtaacaggaaataataaaacagaatcaGAGTAACTTTGTTGgccaaatatatatacagtatttatatatagGTACAATTTTTAGTTGTATATACAGGAGAGCATGGCAGTGAAAATgatgctgaaataaatattgcaCAGATAACATAATTTCATTAATTATTACTTAAGTCATTATTACTGGCTTTCTAGTTACTGCTCacttttttgtaacattttataagACAAGTTTTTACTAATGGcttcattaatgattaataaatcaTGAACTAATGCTTTATATATCAGTCACAAGCCATTAATAAGAACAAGTTTTAGGTTGCCAGATTGTGAAAATTTTGGATTTTGGCTGGTGTTgatgcagttataaatgttagtAATCCATAAATATCCTACTTGTAAATATTTTGGTCAAGATCCTCCCTCCCACAAGAAAAATGGCCATATGATCTAATCAATCAGCAGAATATTTCACAAACTTGGCAACCTAAAAGTTGTTCTTATGTTAtacatatgttatatatatatgataatatagtataactatatatatatatatatacatttttataaaccCCTCATTAAGGTAACCAGTGGTACTGGTACTGTGTGTAGATTATTTTCTGATGACTAGAAGCTTGTCCTCTAAATGTGGCTTTACATCACTTATTCCAAAATtccaaacaaaatcaaaccatAGAGGATTCTGTGTTTCATATTTACTTTGTTTATCTGGATCTCCACCTCCAGCCTCAGGTCTGCATGTGTTGCACTCGGTCAGCAGGGAATGTGCTGTCGGGCAGGAACACACTGCAAATACACTCCAATCCTCCACCAGATGTGGTCACATTTCCTGACTCCCAGTCTTCCATCGGCTGTAAGCAAACTCAGTTATTTTATTTCGATATTACACAGGATTAACTCTAATAAGAGATAATGAATATCTTTCAGACTTACAAGCCATGCCAATGCAGGGCTCAGTATATTAAAGAGCAGCAGTACAGCCAAGGGCATTGTGTCTGCCAATAGTTTGTCTGATATGATTGCTACTCTTGTCTGCAGGGTTTCACACCACGTATCAATCTAGCATGTTACATCATTCCAAGTCGTAGCATTTTTATTAGCATCCTTGAGATCAATGCAGGTGTACATATTGTACACACTATTCTGGCATTACTGCAGTTTTATGATTTatgcttgtgtttttctctcctaGAAGTACTCTCATATACAGTTCTCATGCAGCACAACATTAGGAGGAGGGCCTCACCCACTTTTATTATGCTGagtgccaaaatgtggcctgagATGACTTCAATGTTAAAAACTATTGACAGTGACCGAGCACAATACAACCAAACTTTATGAGTTTCCTAAATTAACATACATCAACTCAAGAGAAAAATACAGATGTGCCAGCAACTTTCTCCAGgctcgatttttttttttttcagttagcTTGGACTATTGGCTAACTGGTTCAATATTAATCTTAAGCTTTCATTACACTGTGgagaaagactgaaaatgtaatATGATCTGTAAGAGGGCAACCTATTTTGAAATCATCCTGTCCTTCAGTATTAGAATTGTACACATTAATATGAGTAATTTCCTCTTCTGTCCAAGTTTCCTTTTAACTCTGCAGTACAAGCAGCAGACTGCAATACCTTTAAAGTGAGTTCATATTGATTGTCACTTGTGTTATCAGTGTAAGATTCAGGGACTGATTATACTGCTTTGGTGCAGTACTTCCACCTTAGATAATTGATGTAATGTAtctttaacatacagtatgtctgtctgCCTTTGTCGTGTGTATAGTATATAGATGTGGCCACTGGCTGTGAAAATTATCAactttaatacatccatggtggaAATTCACATACTTGGATCCATTATTCAATAGATGTAAAAGTCTATATGTGTATTTTCCTTATGTCTTTGTCCATTTTTTATTTCGATGAAGAAATAGAAGTGCAGAAATGTTAGTCTGTTTTCACTATTAAAGGCTGCAGATACAACAATTAATCATGCTATTTATCTAAACTTTCATAGCACATTGCTGCTTTAGAGTAATTTGAAATAGAGAATGACTAGTGCTgaattctgtatttatttagttaCATATTTCTTATAGTAACAACTTGCCATATTGAATTTTAACACATACTGGATCTTACTTTTAGTAGTTTATACCTTTATTATCTGGAGCTGATTTCTAAACATTTTTTCACTCAGTATGCACCAGTATTGTTGTGGTTGTATTCTTATACATAAGAAGTCAAGGCCAGCTTCATGcttcagtttgattttattgaGGAAAAGTACAGTACTTTGCTTTATAGAGCTGCACTGACAAAGAAAGTAAATACAGATCAATCGTATCAATTACAATACAGTAGATCACAAAGAGAAGGTATC
This window harbors:
- the rps6kl1 gene encoding ribosomal protein S6 kinase-like 1, whose amino-acid sequence is MAKRDYLVEAAKQIRMALDSEVNEDYEAAFSYYKNGVDLLLNGVQLDPNKDRREAVKRKTTQYLKRAEEIFITHLQDNLGKGSSHLGGYSSLRFRPIRHLSSPVEDLEMCKVMGVTDKVLIVQSMVNKETFVVKSLVKSSWESRDQPTIIPQGVPYMVKLLRYYVSEDTVYLHLEHVKGGRLFSKLHKLRNEKAKEHPECFTSGQHSIKLKTSYTSPTISTDYQHNRGGTGIIPEKLRDESPDTDFTTSWDETQQRLESCGTHSYIEETGCLQNTRSAASFYTKLDRLTLLSGQTRTQISTRIHPPAPSLCLHTTETQEKPALPLSCARVSQALDVMSELHEQKAGMGLIECSSDFEVAWKAADSAHNCERVNPYAVTDSDLHGTLGQTATAPHTSQTSFKKAGSPNSENNGLSSSPAILHLPLHCQTQIRGRASWDVNGSHQGSVLSGNSADVVTDSKEAKQDSSSPTTEERNGMVVIRSTDRAVFSDHTDTKITSESPWLSAVKYKGETHCSEAREGVKEACELLSPREKVAPAKEGSLPSWYSSGSLGAPPHSRREDAFLKSDGLEVQEEDQIIEVDGWCHLPKIPVKSSTPTDKTMQTCWGLPEAEVRVWGAQILLALESLHQQGILCRDLNPRNILLTSNGKVCLTFFGQWSEVQSEICSKAMDQMYCAPEIGGVCRITEACDWWSLGALLFELLTGMPLWQLHPAGIHSHTQLLIPDHLSTAAASLLTELLQFDAGYRLGSGGGGVSDIKCHPFFSSVSWKALSC